The window TCCACCGCCGAGGGCGGCGGTGCCACACAAGCTTCGTCAGGTTCAACTTCATTCTCTCCCGGAGAATTTTTCTCCGCGCTGATGAAGCAGGTTTACATCGACCAGCAATACGTTCCGCGGGACATTCTTGCTCCGGTGGATTTTGAAGATCGCACGGAGCTGGAAGAATTGTTGTCAGAAAAGCGCGGCAGCAAGGTCGAGATATTGGTCCCGCAACGAGGAGAGAAGCGGTCGCTCATCGATCTGGCGGCGCAGAATGCGAAACAGTCTTTTGACCAGCGGTTCCGAGTGATGAAGCCGCAAGCCAGGGCCGTCCAGGAAGCATTACAGGACGCGCTGGGGCTGCCGGACAGTCCCAAGCGCATTGAGTGTTTTGATATTTCGCACATACAGGGCGCGGAGACGGTGGCGTCGATGGTCGTCTGGGAAGACGGCAAGATGAACAAGAGCGAATACCGCAAGTTCATTGTGCGGACGGTGACGGGCGTGGACGATTTTGCGTCGATGCGCGAGGTCGTGACGCGCCGCTACAAACGCCTGCGCGATGAAGACAAGACTTTTCCGAGCCTGGTGTTGATTGACGGCGGGCTGGGACAGCTACACGCGGCGGCACAGGCCTTGGACGAGCTGGGCATTACCAACCAACCGCTGGCGGCGATCGCTAAGAAAGAAGAGATCATCTACGTTTTTGGCCAGGAAGACGATCCCGTGGTGCTGGACCGGCATTCGCCGGTGCTGCACCTTGTCCAGATGGTGCGCGACGAATCGCATCGCTTTGCCGTCACATTCCATCGCAAGCGCCGCCAGATGCGCGACCGAAAATCCGAACTGCTGGAGATTCCGGGAGTGGGCGAGCGTACCCGTCAGCGATTGCTCCAGCATTTTGGCAGCGTCCGCGCCGTGCAGCAGGCCGACGCCGCCGCGCTGGGAGCAGTGCTGACCAAAAGCCAGACCGAGGCGGTGCTGAGGCACTTCGGAAAGGCAACCGAAGCTTCGTAGGTCTTGCGCGAGCTTTTGTTCCATAAGATAGATCATTGAGCAAACCTACTGACGGGCCGGGCCGGCGCATCATGATTTATTTATTTTGAGTTGAAACCACTGATAAGGAAATCGGCTTTCCATTTTCTTTCAGCGCAGATTCCAGTACAAATCCATTTGCCAACTGGGTGTAACTGAAAGGACGGCCATTTGAGGGATCGGGATAGCGCGAGAGTTCTTTGGTCCCGTCCCGTTGAACAGCTACGGCAGCGTGGAGCAATGCACGTCGGGTATCGTTATAAGCTTCCGCCCAGCGAAAGCGGGAAAGCATGGGCGTGAAGCGCTCCAAGATAGGGTTTCCAGTCGATGCTCTGGCGTAATCAGGATCAAACTGCTGCTGGAAGGTTTCAGGCGGCAATCCGAAATTTGCCATCCATTTTTCATAGAAGGCGCGCTGCTTGTCGATGCAATTCATGACGCCAGCCAATGAGCCGCCACATCCATCCACAAGTTCCTGCGTCTTGGCGCGATCGTTGGCGAGAGACGGTATTCCTGCCGCCATGCGGGACACAAGTTCATCATGCGTGTGCGCATCTCCGATGATGCCGGTCAGATCATCCCGATTTAGTTTTTCTGCTGTGATGGCATTTTGCATGCTCGAGCCCTGCGGCAGACCGGCAAGGCCCGATTCAAGCGCTTCCAGTTCAGGCGGAGTGAGCAGAGCGATGGCGTTCTGAAGAGCGGCGGTGACTTCCCGCTCAAGCTTGTAGCCGATCAGGACGGATGCGATGCTTCCATCAAGCGAGAGATGACGTGCGGCGGCATAGGCGGCGAGAAGATCTGCGATGGCGCCCTTATGGTCTCCATCACGCAGACGTACACGCGCGCGCAGTGCGGAAACAGCCACCAATTCCATGACTGCGCCGCGATGGGAGGTGTTGGCGAACGGCCCGTCTTCCGCGCTCATCTGCCAGTCGCAAAGTTTGCTCTCGGCGCCATGCTGAAACTCAGTAAGGGCTTCAGAGGCAGCGGCCACAAGCTTTTCATCTTCTGCGCTAAGCGGCCCTTCCAGGGCCTGCTCAAGCTTGACCCATGCCTGGGGCGGAAGAGGATAGGCTTGGTGGAGCGCAACATCGGCGCGAAGATACTGGACAGCGGCATTGCGATATTTTGGCTGAGCGAAAGCGCGAGTCTGAAATGCGAGAAGCAACACGAATGTGACGGTGAGAATGGATCCGACAAGGTTTTTCATTGATGGCGATTGTAGAACGAGATGAGTTGGCGATCTTGCACCGTCCGAAGGAGACGAAAGTTCACGGGTGCATGGATTTGGAGTCCGGCGGATCTCGCATAGCGAAGGTTCCTTCCACTCTCGATCTTAAAAGTATTCGAATTGCCCTCAGAACTTCGTGGCTATAGGGATCCCTCGCTGCGCTCGGGACTTTGGAAAATCGCTCGGGAAATCGGAAGTTTACTTCACCAGCAGCAGCACACCCACGCAGACCAGCGCGGCGGAGAGCCAGCGGCGGCGGTCGACGTTTTCATGCAGCAGGAATTTGGCCATGATGGCGGAGCATATATAGGTAAGGGACGCGGAGGCCGGCGCGACGAGGCTGGCGTCGCCCCAGGAGAGCGCGGTCAGCAGGCAGAAGAAGCTGAAGATGAGGCAGCAGAGTCCGAGAAGGAAGAGCTTTTCCCGGACGACGTGGCTGATCACGCCGAGAAGTCCTTTTTCCATGCGGATAAGATCGAGATCGCCAATGCGCTTCATGGCGGCGGAGAGCATCACGTCTCCCGCGCTGGAGGCGAGGACGAGCATCCCGATGGCGGTCCAGAGCTTAAGCGAGTTCATGTTGCTCCTTGGCGCCGAGCGCGTCTTTGCCGAGTGTCGTGTCTTTGGTCCGTCGCTCAGTGAGTGAAGGCCCGCGCGCGACGAGGCCTACGCCGCAGGTGATCAGGAGGACGCCGGCCCATCGCCAGGGGCTGACGGTTTCATGCAGGAAAACACGCGACAGGAACGCGGTGACGACGTAACCGAAGGCCGTCGCGGGAAGAACGAAGGTGAGATCTGCCCAGGAGAGCGCGGTGAGGTAAGAGTAAAAAAATCCGGCGAGAAAAAGAATGCCGAGAATGATCCAGGGATCAATGAAGGCGTTGAAGATGTGGGTCCAGTGGTTGAGGTGGATTTCGCCGAGGTTGTCCATGCCGCGTTTGAGCAGCACGTCGCCCGTGCCGTTGCAGCAGGCGATGGCCAGATAGATGAAGATTTTCTTGAACTTCACTCGGATGTTCCGCCATCAACCCGCGTGGACCGCGCGGGTGACACTAGATTTTAGCGCAGCACTATTAGCACAGTATTATTAGCAAACCATTTTAATGCGCCGTCGCTAGTGTGCCGTTTCTTAGCGCACCGTTCTTAGTGGACCAGTCTTAGTGGATCAGAAATTTCCAAATCGCTACGACGACAAAAACGGCCAATCCGATGCCATACCCGACCATCCGGGCCTTGTTAACTTTTTCCTGTTCCATCATGAGCGATTCTCCCACGGTTTTGCGACGCGAGGCTGCTAGTCGCCCGCGACTTCAGCCCTGCGCGGCTTTTCCGCCGATGCCTGCTTGGCGGCCAACATGTCCTTGGTGGCCTTGTTACGCGCGGCACGCAGCTTCATGAATGACTTGGCTTCCTTATATAGGCGCTGGCGCTCTTCTCCGTTGAAGACGGCCTTGCGCACAATTCGGAAGACAGCCTTGGGACGGAAATAGTATTCGTCGTAAAACTTGTGGACCATTTCCATTACGTGCTCACGCGGCAGGCCGGGATATTCAATCTGCGCGACCTGGTGTCCGCCGTCGTCGACCATGCGCTCCGTGCCCACGATGAAGCCGTTTTTCTTGGCGAAATCGTACATCTCAGTTCCGGGATACGCGTGCGCGATAGAGACCTGAATAGTTTCCACGTCGAGCTCTTTGGCGAAATCAATGGTGCGGCGGATGGATTCGCGGCTTTCGCCGGGGAGTCCGAGGATGAAGTCGCCATGGACCTTGAGGCCGAGCTTTTTAGTGTCCTTAGTGAACTGGCGCGCGCGATCAACGGTTGCGCCCTTTTTGATGTTCTTGAGGATTTGCGGATCGCCCGATTCATAACCGACAATCAGCAGACGGCAGCCGGCTTCGCGCTGGGCTTTCAGGGTCTCGTAGTCGGTGGTGACACGCGACGTGCAGGACCACGTAAGGTTCAGCGGCTTCAGCTTGCCGCACAACTCAACAGTCCGCGCCTTCTGGATGTTGAAGGTGTCGTCGTCAAAGAAATATTCCTTCACCCAAGGCCAGTACTCTTTGGCTTTGGCCATTTCGCGGGCAACAGCATCGGTCGAGCGCTTGCGCCAGGGATGGCCGCTCAAAGTCTGCGGCCAGAGGCAGAATGTGCACTGCGCCGGGCAGCCGCGCGTGGTATACAGCGCGACAAACGGATAAAGCAGGAACGGCACGTTATAACGGCGCACGTCCATATCTCTGTAATACACATCAACCACGTCAGGAAGCGCATCGAGGTCCATCACATCGGGGCGATCAGCGTTGTGAACCACTTTCCCGTTCGCGTCCCGATACGAAATCCCAATAATCTCACTCAGCGGCTTGCCATTGGCGTACTCCACTACGGAGTAATCAAACTCGCGCCGGCAAACAAAGTCGATGGCCTTGCACTCATTCAGAGAGCGCTCCGGCAGCGTGGTCACGTGCGGTCCCACAAACGCAATCTTCAGTTTGGGGTTCGCCTCTTTCATCTTGGTGACCAGCTTGATGTCACCTGGGAACCCGGGCGTGGAGGTAAACAGCACCAGGAACTCATACTGCTTGCCCAGTTCAATGGTCTCTTCCGCCGACACATGGTGCGGCGGCGCGTCCAGCAGCCGCGAGCCTTCCAGCATTCCAGCCGGATACGCCAGCCATACCGGATACCAGTACGATTCAATCTCGCGGGTGGCAGGCCAGCGCGAACTGGCGCCACCGTCAAAGTTCTCAAATGACGGAGGATTCAGGAATAATGTTTTTAAAGGCATGTGTGTCCTAGCAGTTATATTAACATCCTTTGCTGCACCCTAAAGCCCAGAGAATCCAAGCGGTTACAAGCGAAGGGCCAATGGTCGATAGGCGCATTGGGCGGTGAGCCTTGCGGCGCAAGGAAGGGGCGTTATTTTGCGTCGTTACGGCACGGCTAAAGCCGAGCCCTGACACTTGTGTGGTGGATGGATGCGATATGGCGGTGCAGGCAGATGTGGGGATCGTGCTGACGATATTGTTAAGGATCTGGGGATGGATAGGTTCGATGATAAAGGCTTTTTTCATGTCAAAGCACGATAGGTAAACGCGCAGTTATTTAACGAACTTCAAGTGAAATTTAAAACTTCGAAAGAAGTGTCCACGGGCGCGACAAGTGTCAGGGCATGACTTGAGCGGTTTGCCCGAGCGCATGCGAGGGCTGCGGAGTCATGCCGAACAGGGGCTTTTTTAATGGCCTTTAGGCCCTGAGGGACTTTTTCCTTGCGCGGAAATAAGCAGAGCCGTAAGGATAGTTCTCGGGCTTGTCGGCCAGGCCGGCCTTGACGGGATTATTGTCAATGTAGGAGCGATGTCGCAGGAAGCTTTCACGGTCCCAGACGCGCTCGTCGGAAAATCCGGGCTGCCAGACTTCAAACCGGCATCCCAATTCCTTTTTTGCGCGGTAAGAGAACCTTCCTTTCACGAGTCCGACCGCCTTTTCAATCGTCTTGCGGCCATCAAGAGTGAGCTGCAAATGGAAATGGTTGGGCATCACGACGAAGTCATGCAGCCGGAATTTTTTGGTTGTGACATAGATTCGTAAAACGTCGATAAAGAGATTGGCCATACGTTCGGTTTGCAGGAGTGATGCGCCGCCGTAAGTTTTCGAGGTCACGAAGAAGGTGCGCGGGCCATCCTGGATGTCGTCGCGGTTTGTGTTGCGAGAAGGCCTTGCCATGCGCAGGGTTTTATAACATCCCTGGCGGCATGAGTAAACATTTTATGCGCGCTGCGCGCGAGCCTGCGGCGCAAGGAAGGGACATTGTTTTGCGTCGTTATGGCACGGCTAAAGCCGTGCCCTGACACTTGTATGGCGGATGGATGCGGTGTGGCGGTGTAAGCGATTTATGCGCGCTTCGCGTTGCTGCGCGCGGGCCCTTGCGGGCGGCAAGGAAGGGGACATTATTTTGCGTCGTTACGGCACGGCTAAAGCCGAGCCCTGACACTTGTGTGGTGGATGGATGCGATATGGCGGTGCAGGCAGATGTGGGGATCGTGCTGACGATATTGTTAAGGATCTGGATGGATAGGTTCGATGATAAAAGGCTTTTTTCATGTCAAAGCACGATAGGTAAACGCGCAGTTATTTAATGAACTTCAAGTGAAATTTGGAACTTCAAAAGAAGTGTCCACGGGCGCGACAAGTGTCAGGGCATGACTTGAGCGCTTTGCCCGAGCGCATGCGAGGGCTGCGGAGTCATGCCGAACAGGGGCTTTTTTAGTGGCCTTTAGGCCCTGAGCGCCTTTTTCCTTGCGCGGAAATAAGCGGAGCCGTAAGGATAGTTCTCGGGCTTGTCGGCCAGGCCGGCTTTGACGGGATTATTGTCAATGTAGGAGCGATGGCGCAGAAAGCTTTCGCGGTCCCAGACGCGCTCGTCAGAAAAGCCGGGCTGCCAGACTTCAAAGCGGCAGCCTAATTCCTTTTTCGCGCGATAAGAGAACCTTCCTTTCACGAGCCCGACTGTCTTTTCAATCGTCTTGCGGCCATCAAGTGTGAGCTGCAAATGGAAATGGTTGGGCATCACGACAAAGTCATGCAGCCTGAATTTTTTGGTTGTGACATAGGTCCGCAGAACGTCGATAAAGAGATTGGCCGTGCGTTCGGTTTGCAGGAGTGATGCGCCGCCGTAAGTTTTTGAGGTTACGAAGAAAGTGCGCGGACCGTCCTGGATGTCGTCACGGTTTGTGTTGCGAGAAGGCCTTGCCATGCGCAGGGGGTTTTATAACATCCCTGGGGGTATGAGTAAACATTTATGCGCGCTTCGCATTGCTGCGCGCGAGCCCTTGCGGGCGGCGAGGAAGGATTTTCTTTTGCGTCCTTACGGCACGGCTAAAGCCGTGCCCTGACACTTGTATGGTCGATGGATGCTGCGTGGCGGTGCGGGCGGGTATGGGGCGCGCCGGTATCGTCAAAGAGAAAATCAAGAAATCAGAAATCGGCGGTTATGCGCGCTCCGCGTTGCTGCGCGCGGGCCTGCGGCGCAAGGAAGGGTCGCTATTTTGTGTCTTTACGGCACGGCTAAAGCCGTGCCCTGACACTTGTATGGCAGGTGGATGCGGTGTGGCGGTGCAGGCGGATGTGGGGTGCGGACGTATTGTCACACAGAATCAGAGAACGGTAAGCGGCGGGTTTTGCGCGCTCCGCGTTGCTGCGCGTGAACCTGTGGCCAAGGAAGAGGTGTTATTTTGCGTCTGAAAGAATTAAAAAGGCTGGATCAGCGTAGGCGAGCAGTCTGGAATCTAACCATTGGATCGGATTTGACGACCCAGAGCCAATTGTTGATAAAAAGGAATCTCTTTACGAAGTATCCTGCATATTTCTGTCCCTATTCTGAGAGCTTGTTTACGTGAGGACACCATAATGCCAGCAACTGTAGGATGACCTCCACCGAGATATCGTTCGCAAATGGCACTCAAATCCGGGCCTTCAAAACGTCGCCACGGATTAGATCCTACGGTGATTTTGTACCTTTCACCAACCTTATACAGCGCCACCTGGAACTTCAACTCTGGCCACAAGTAATATGCGGCGTATCTATGAAAAAGATCAGGATGGCCTGCTAGATCAATAAATGCAACATCATTCTTCAGATTCGCAACACGACTGATATATGAGATCGCCACGGACTGCCAAGCTTGTGCTTTATCGTACCGAATCCGCACTTCTGACAGATTTGCGACCTGCGAAATGGAAAGTTGACCAAAAGACTCGATCAGATACTCAAGGTATTCCGGAGTTGCATTTTGAGAGAGAGTGGCATTGATTTGCAATGCAGGCTCCCTCCATTCAACCGCCTGTACGGGTGACTCATATGATGCACTGTCGATTAAGTCGCACCAATCCAAATATTCGCAGAAGCGTTCGTCAAGGCGATGCCTCAGATGTACATCGGAAACTGAATCTAAGATCAGCCGGGGGCAAGACTTATAGCTTGTACACCACACGTGTTGTGCATCTGAGTGGAAAGACAGTTCCGAGTCCCTTCGGATGAAAGTCGTTTCATGATGATCGAACCACCAATCAGCATCCGGATGGTAAAGAAAGTCAACTATTGCACAGGGTGTGTTGAGCCGCCTCTCTAGCCATGATTTCCTTAGATCATAATCGACGGGCACATACTCCGTAGGTGTTACCGCGATGCCCATAGCGCGCACGTAGGCGGTGAACACGGCAGCCGAACAAATACCGTCGAAATCTCGATGAAAATAAACCGAAAAACTCATTAGTTAGTTCGTTTTCGACGCTACTGGCTTAGCTTCCCGAGAGTCGTACACTTTCTCTGAGTGATCATTCATCATACGGTCGAAGTCTGTTACCAAGAAATCGGAAACGCCGCCTTCCTTCCGAATGAAACCGAACACGGGAATTTTAGTATGTCCTGCGGCTAGGTTGTATGGAATGAGGAATAACAAATCGTCGAATCGGTAATACGTATATTTTGGGCCCCGTCGGTGTTTCCAAATCCTCACCCACCCGGTGCTTTGGTTCGCTTTCTCCAAATCTGCTATGCACGATTGTAGAGCGGCAATCGAATTGTTGATTTTTTGCGCGAGTTCGCCCTCTTTATAATTAAAATCCTCCGATAGACTTTGGGCGCAGCTACAATCTTCGCGCAAGAGGCAAACTCGAAGCTCGTGGTCCTTGTGCGATAAAAATTCCTTGAAATCGTTCAATCGATTGCCAATAAACTTTTCTGCGTGGATAAAACACAAATCGATTCTCTTAGCATCGCGCACGAGAGTATGAAAATCATATGATTGAAAATCCATCTCAACATCATAAAGTCCAGATGTCGAAACGCTGTCTCGTACACCGATCGCGTTGAGCCAAAAGTTCGCCAGTTCACGGCGGACCAAAATACTCGAAATGACAGAGAGAATTCCAGAAGTGAGCAGAAGAGCAGCAAAGCTTTGAACGGCGCTTTTGAAGACCGGGTGGTACGGAGGGATAAATTGCGCCCCGTACAGCAGCGCGAAAACGCAGGCTGCTATCAGAGCGACCAGCGTCGCCAGTTTCCATGATGCCATAGAGGGAAACGTCTTTTGCTTTTTGCGGGACATGCTGTTCCTTTTGTTTCTGGTAGTCGCATCGTAGCTGTATTCGATAGGTTCATGCAACAACCCTTGGCGGCATAGCATCCTTAGCGGTGACTATTGACTCTTCGTTCATTGTTTGCTATATTCATCTCTGGTTTCGTTTCCGGCTGCGGCGCCGGACGGAACCATGGCCAGTTGAGGGAAACTGGCCTGATGTGAAAATTCAAGCAAAGAGAGCCTCAACTATGAGTCTTAGCCGCAAATTACCCCGCCAACATCCTTTCGTCAGCCTTCAAAACATCAGAAAAAGCGCTTAGCCATTAGCCTTTGGCCCTTAGCCCTTGTGTTTCAGGTCTTTGCACCTCTTTAGCCCTGAAGTCGACCCAATCCCACAGCCGAGGGCGGCTGTGCCACACGAGCTTTACAGGAGAAGGCTGTGAGCAAAGAAGAAGTGATCGCCATAATCCAGCAGTGTGCCAAGGACATTGGCCACGTGCCGAGTCTTTTGGAATTGCTGAAAATAAGTCCTGTCCGCCGCCATGCGATACGGAAAAACTTTGTTTCCTACAGAGAGGCCCTGGTACAAAGCGGCCTGGAACGGCAAGGAACGTACCGGCTGGACCTGGGCAGCCTATTTACCGACTGGGCCGGTGTGGTGCGCGAGCTGGGAAAGGTCCCTACCCTTGGAGAATATGAAATTCATGCCAAGTACAGTTGCCGTCCTTTGCTGCGGCATTATGGGGGCTGGGGCAATGTGCCCGCAGGCATGCTGGAGTACGCCAGAGGGGAAGAACTGGAAGCCGACTGGAAAGATGTGCTGGACGTTGTGGCGGACTATGTGGAGAACGCTCCGGGAAAGCCCGGTAGTACGAGGCGGACCGCCAGCAGGTTTACGAGGCCGAAGCGAACGATTGAAGGGCCGGTCTATGGGCCTCCAATGATGACGGCCGGACCCCTGGTTTATGCGCCGACGAATGAAGCTGGAGTGATGGTCCTGTTTGGAGCGGTGGCGCGCGAACAGGGCTTTGCCATTACGCGGGTGCAGGCGGCTTTTCCGGACTGCGAAGCGATGCGCGAAATTGAGCCGGAAAAATGGCAGCCGCAGAAGCTTGAATTTGAATATGAAAGCAGAAACTTTTTGTTACACCTGCATCCGGTGGACGGATGCGATGGGATTGTGTGCTGGAAACATAATTGGCCGGAGTGTCCGCTGGAGGTGCTGGAACTGAGCACGATGACGTGGCACAGGCCGGGGAAGATCGGGTGATCGGGTGATCCGGTGATCGGAAAGGCAAAAGCTCACCGCGGAGTCGCGGAGAAAACCGGAAATCGGGGAAAACAAAAACCTTTGAAACATGGAGGAAGCGGAGGAAACGGAGGAAATCGGAACGAACAAAACTTACCGCTGATGAACGCGGATATGCGCGGATCAGGAAAAGATAAAAGATCGGAAAAACAAAGACTTACCACTGATACACACTGATGACACTGATCGGAAAGCAAAAGTCGGAACCACAGAGGGCACAGAGGGGCACGGAGTGGCCGGTCGCGATCCAGCTACTTGCATCTAAACAAAAGCGGCGTTCGCGGTCGGTCAGGATGACAACATGAGCAGGAACATGTCTCGTTACCCCATGGTCCTAAAGGACTACGGAATTGTGGCCTATTTCGCGCCGGGATTCCGTTATAATGAGCAGGCTCTGGTGTACTCTGGACTTTTGGCCTGCAACGCTGGTTTGGCCAGCGAAAATGCGGCTTTTACCGCGGCTTACGGGCTAAAGGACAGACCCCAATGAAGTATTTTCTGCGTGCGTTCACGCCTACGAAGAACCGCCGGCTCAATGAGCTGGTCGGGTTCCTGCTGTTTGTCTCCGCGACACTCCTTTTCCTGGCGCTGGCCAGCTACTCGCCGCTGGATCCCTCACTGAATACGGCG is drawn from Terriglobia bacterium and contains these coding sequences:
- the uvrC gene encoding excinuclease ABC subunit UvrC, which codes for MDLTEKIRTIPLRPGVYLYKNAEGEVIYVGKAKNLRARVRSYFQEGVGEANAKTGSLLREAVDVEYIVVDNNKEALALENNLIKQKKPRFNILLRDDKTYPYIKLTLGERFPRVYVTRRLRKDGSNYYGPYFPGNLAYRIVDLIHRSFLVPSCKVDLSRFHLRPCLQYYIKRCLGPCVQDLTTPQAYLEAVHDVQLLLEGRQTDLAKSLRARMEEAAVQQEYERAARYRDMLSTVAQLQEKQRMAAAEGDDQDVFGYHYENDMLAVNVFHLRGGKILDRREFFWEELPEIGKVPEVAGEEIIETSGSQPPPAANSTGEGACGPDSSLSTAEGGGATQASSGSTSFSPGEFFSALMKQVYIDQQYVPRDILAPVDFEDRTELEELLSEKRGSKVEILVPQRGEKRSLIDLAAQNAKQSFDQRFRVMKPQARAVQEALQDALGLPDSPKRIECFDISHIQGAETVASMVVWEDGKMNKSEYRKFIVRTVTGVDDFASMREVVTRRYKRLRDEDKTFPSLVLIDGGLGQLHAAAQALDELGITNQPLAAIAKKEEIIYVFGQEDDPVVLDRHSPVLHLVQMVRDESHRFAVTFHRKRRQMRDRKSELLEIPGVGERTRQRLLQHFGSVRAVQQADAAALGAVLTKSQTEAVLRHFGKATEAS
- a CDS encoding EamA family transporter produces the protein MNSLKLWTAIGMLVLASSAGDVMLSAAMKRIGDLDLIRMEKGLLGVISHVVREKLFLLGLCCLIFSFFCLLTALSWGDASLVAPASASLTYICSAIMAKFLLHENVDRRRWLSAALVCVGVLLLVK
- a CDS encoding DMT family transporter yields the protein MDNLGEIHLNHWTHIFNAFIDPWIILGILFLAGFFYSYLTALSWADLTFVLPATAFGYVVTAFLSRVFLHETVSPWRWAGVLLITCGVGLVARGPSLTERRTKDTTLGKDALGAKEQHELA
- the hpnJ gene encoding hopanoid biosynthesis associated radical SAM protein HpnJ, with the protein product MPLKTLFLNPPSFENFDGGASSRWPATREIESYWYPVWLAYPAGMLEGSRLLDAPPHHVSAEETIELGKQYEFLVLFTSTPGFPGDIKLVTKMKEANPKLKIAFVGPHVTTLPERSLNECKAIDFVCRREFDYSVVEYANGKPLSEIIGISYRDANGKVVHNADRPDVMDLDALPDVVDVYYRDMDVRRYNVPFLLYPFVALYTTRGCPAQCTFCLWPQTLSGHPWRKRSTDAVAREMAKAKEYWPWVKEYFFDDDTFNIQKARTVELCGKLKPLNLTWSCTSRVTTDYETLKAQREAGCRLLIVGYESGDPQILKNIKKGATVDRARQFTKDTKKLGLKVHGDFILGLPGESRESIRRTIDFAKELDVETIQVSIAHAYPGTEMYDFAKKNGFIVGTERMVDDGGHQVAQIEYPGLPREHVMEMVHKFYDEYYFRPKAVFRIVRKAVFNGEERQRLYKEAKSFMKLRAARNKATKDMLAAKQASAEKPRRAEVAGD
- a CDS encoding transposase, with the protein product MARPSRNTNRDDIQDGPRTFFVTSKTYGGASLLQTERMANLFIDVLRIYVTTKKFRLHDFVVMPNHFHLQLTLDGRKTIEKAVGLVKGRFSYRAKKELGCRFEVWQPGFSDERVWDRESFLRHRSYIDNNPVKAGLADKPENYPYGSAYFRARKKSLRA
- a CDS encoding transposase; translation: MARPSRNTNRDDIQDGPRTFFVTSKTYGGASLLQTERTANLFIDVLRTYVTTKKFRLHDFVVMPNHFHLQLTLDGRKTIEKTVGLVKGRFSYRAKKELGCRFEVWQPGFSDERVWDRESFLRHRSYIDNNPVKAGLADKPENYPYGSAYFRARKKALRA